Proteins from a single region of Seriola aureovittata isolate HTS-2021-v1 ecotype China chromosome 9, ASM2101889v1, whole genome shotgun sequence:
- the csf1b gene encoding macrophage colony-stimulating factor 1b isoform X1 codes for MTILVSTLIQSKAKLQVKCLCVLMFLSFPLNMAEIPGPCRHSITREHLLTVRHLMDNQLRSGCSITYTFIERRSLSKCCFVKAALPWILELLTTHFKYSRGSVNDDYVQSLRALILNIYSQKCVPQINEEVEDKPESFEMLYRGSPTEALQRASEVLSVYWELVTTSDTPVDWRCQHEYTETFDSTTELSTESPTHFTDSYGRKSVKASQRRPVRDLYKLGFIIASICGGLLFILTIYCLITQKRTHNPHRSRSYTNSRDLQEIEMEPQ; via the exons ATGACCATCCTTGTGTCAACCCTGATTCAGAGCAAAGCTAAG tTGCAGgtaaagtgtctgtgtgtgcttatgtTCCTGAGCTTCCCTCTGAATATGGCTGAGATCCCTGGTCCATGCAGACACTCCATCACTAGGGAGCACCTGCTTACAGTCAGGCATCTG ATGGATAACCAGTTGAGAAGCGGGTGCTCGATAACCTACACATTCATAGAACGGAGAAGTTTG AGCAAATGTTGCTTTGTAAAAGCTGCTTTACCCTGGATCCTGGAGCTCCTCACCACCCACTTCAAATATAGCCGGGGTTCAGTCAATGATGACTATGTTCAATCTCTGAGAGCGCTCATCCTCAACATATATTCTCAGAAATGTGTGCCACAGATTAATGAAGAGGTcgag GACAAGCCAGAGAGTTTTGAAATGCTCTACAGAGGGTCCCCCACAGAGGCGCTGCAGCGGGCTTCAGAGGTGCTGTCTGTTTACTGGGAGCTGGTCACGACCAGCGATACACCAGTAGACTGGAGATGCCAGCACGAATACACAGAAACCTTTGACTCTACCACAGAGCTATCCACAGAGTCACCCACACATTTTACAG ACAGTTATGGTAGAAAGTCAGTGAAGGCCTCACAGAGAAGACCGGTCAGAGACCTGTACAAGCTTGGTTTCATCATCGCCTCCATTTGCGGAGGACTGCTGTTCATACTAACTATCTACTGTCTGATCACACAAAAG AGAACTCACAACCCTCACAGATCAAGATCTTACACAAACTCAAG AGACCTGCAGGAAATAGAGATGGAGCCACAATAA
- the csf1b gene encoding macrophage colony-stimulating factor 1b isoform X2 → MTILVSTLIQSKAKVKCLCVLMFLSFPLNMAEIPGPCRHSITREHLLTVRHLMDNQLRSGCSITYTFIERRSLSKCCFVKAALPWILELLTTHFKYSRGSVNDDYVQSLRALILNIYSQKCVPQINEEVEDKPESFEMLYRGSPTEALQRASEVLSVYWELVTTSDTPVDWRCQHEYTETFDSTTELSTESPTHFTDSYGRKSVKASQRRPVRDLYKLGFIIASICGGLLFILTIYCLITQKRTHNPHRSRSYTNSRDLQEIEMEPQ, encoded by the exons ATGACCATCCTTGTGTCAACCCTGATTCAGAGCAAAGCTAAG gtaaagtgtctgtgtgtgcttatgtTCCTGAGCTTCCCTCTGAATATGGCTGAGATCCCTGGTCCATGCAGACACTCCATCACTAGGGAGCACCTGCTTACAGTCAGGCATCTG ATGGATAACCAGTTGAGAAGCGGGTGCTCGATAACCTACACATTCATAGAACGGAGAAGTTTG AGCAAATGTTGCTTTGTAAAAGCTGCTTTACCCTGGATCCTGGAGCTCCTCACCACCCACTTCAAATATAGCCGGGGTTCAGTCAATGATGACTATGTTCAATCTCTGAGAGCGCTCATCCTCAACATATATTCTCAGAAATGTGTGCCACAGATTAATGAAGAGGTcgag GACAAGCCAGAGAGTTTTGAAATGCTCTACAGAGGGTCCCCCACAGAGGCGCTGCAGCGGGCTTCAGAGGTGCTGTCTGTTTACTGGGAGCTGGTCACGACCAGCGATACACCAGTAGACTGGAGATGCCAGCACGAATACACAGAAACCTTTGACTCTACCACAGAGCTATCCACAGAGTCACCCACACATTTTACAG ACAGTTATGGTAGAAAGTCAGTGAAGGCCTCACAGAGAAGACCGGTCAGAGACCTGTACAAGCTTGGTTTCATCATCGCCTCCATTTGCGGAGGACTGCTGTTCATACTAACTATCTACTGTCTGATCACACAAAAG AGAACTCACAACCCTCACAGATCAAGATCTTACACAAACTCAAG AGACCTGCAGGAAATAGAGATGGAGCCACAATAA